The genomic segment TTATTGTTCCTTGCATACCCATTCACCGACAATCTTCCTtgagcaatatttttttagtattattatttcattcatcTGACAGACAGCAATTTGGAAACCATATAATTTTTAGGCCCCTTATCAATGAGTTGAATTATTTAAAGGAAACTGGTATTGAGATTGAATCTGATGATTTTAaaggaaatattaaatttgaattaggtCTAATTGTTGGGGATAATCTTGGTATTCATAGCATTACCAGATTTGTAGAAAGTTTTTCTTCTAATTATCCATGCAGGGTAtgcaaaataaagaaaaaagataTGAGAAAACGATGCTACGctgatgttaatttaattaggAGTTTGGACCAATATATAACCTAGATGTTTTAGAATGTAATGTAACAACTAGTGGCATTAAAGATATGTCTGTTTGACATGATGTATGTGGTTTCAATGTGTTGGATCAAAATGGTATGAacataatgcattattttttggaaGGGGTATGCAAGTTTGATAtggcatttttattaaattattatatttatgaattaaaaatgttttccttaCAAATTCTTAATGAGAGaatgattaattttgattatggGTCAGATAGTAGCAGTAAACCTCTTTTATTAATCATGGagaatattcataaaaataatattcgactGTCTGCATCTGAAATATTGGTATTTGTTCGGTACTTTGGCTTATTAATTGGAGATTTTGTTCGCAAAAATGATCCAGTATGGCATTTGTATATACTTTTAAGACAAATTCTCGATTTAATAACATCTATGTCATTGCAAGTAGATTCGTGTGAGCTCTTACAAACATTAATAGCTGAACACCATGGCCTTTACCTTATGtatagtaaacaaaatattaagccAAAACATCATTTCATGTTATATTACCACACTATGTTAAACAAATTTGGCCCCCTTGTAGCATTATGGTCAATGAGGTTTGAGGCAAAACATAGGATATCCAAAATAGCTGCAAACACTACTAGCAATAGACGAAATATATGTAAAACGTTGGCAATCAAACATCAGTTGCaattaaactatacattttttaaaggttCATTACCTACCCATTTTGAAACAGGTCCTCCCAAGCTCCTGAGTGACTTAGAATtggaagttttaaaaaatgttttacaatttaGTTCTGTAGAATCTATTGTTAAGTGTCCTTGGGTGTTTGTAAAAGGTACCAAATATAAGCCAAAGCTAGTACTCACATTAGATATACATGAAAATGATCTTCCTATATTTGGAATAATAAaagatattgttttatttaatgatacttTGGTAATTTGTAAGTGTAAGCTTACTAACACTGTTGCATTTGATGatcatgtacctatttttatatgaGGTAAAACTAGACGATGAATGTACATTTGTGTATCACCAtgcattattttcttatattccAAATAACATGTATATAACGTGTATATAACGTGTATTATCAAATGGATGTAGTTATGTAACTCTAAGAAGCAGTATTTggattgttatataggtacttatattgtatttttattatttatttatcacctATGTGttcatacaattgtatattatgttattcttatatagttataaataataaatattttgagttaatttgtattatttatcatgtactatattaaacaaacgttttataatttaattttttgtttttcaaattattttttatagattagtTCCTTGATTTTATTACTCATCAATCATCATTATTTGAAGTATTcaggtgcatattattatattgtgtatttcctaaaattattacctaaaaccaacctacataataattgtaacattaacaaaataatttgtaattacttCAATTATAAGCTAGTACAAGTTAcaaattgaaaagtaaaatttacatttcttTATGTGTCATTGCACCACAACATATGTGATATCAAAAACTATTCTAGTAGTTGTTACTGTAAAGCCTCTTATTATAGCCACTAAACTATTGCTATAATCACTGTAGATGTATCTTTGTTTCAACCAAACTGCTAATTATCTACAACAGAGATTATTTGTGGAGACAACGACTATATAAGTAATGACTACATGATACTGTCTTGTTATTTTAACAACTCATTTGGTAATTGTAACCAAATACAGTTTACCAAAGATGTACTGTAATATTAACTAACCATATTGTTGTCACGGGTGCAACCAAAAATTCTGGTAGTATGAATCATATTCTGGTAattataaccatattttttttccatgtgCTTGATTTGATGGTCCAGGTTGGTCACGAGCTTTTTGCAGGTCTTCCAGTGAAATACTGTCACCTAGTAACACTTGcagttttttttcttgtttttgcAGATCCACCCATGAAGTTTTCACGTTCCTTCCGTATCTGTTCTAAAAATGCCTCTCCAATCAAATCTTCATCTAAgcaattgttttgattttccgCCAACCGATCGAGTAGTTTGTCTCTGTTTATTGGGCATATACCAGCTTTtaagttttcttatttttttggatCT from the Acyrthosiphon pisum isolate AL4f chromosome X, pea_aphid_22Mar2018_4r6ur, whole genome shotgun sequence genome contains:
- the LOC103309353 gene encoding uncharacterized protein LOC103309353, whose translation is MINFDYGSDSSSKPLLLIMENIHKNNIRLSASEILVFVRYFGLLIGDFVRKNDPVWHLYILLRQILDLITSMSLQVDSCELLQTLIAEHHGLYLMYSKQNIKPKHHFMLYYHTMLNKFGPLVALWSMRFEAKHRISKIAANTTSNRRNICKTLAIKHQLQLNYTFFKGSLPTHFETGPPKLLSDLELEVLKNVLQFSSVESIVKCPWVFVKGTKYKPKLVLTLDIHENDLPIFGIIKDIVLFNDTLVICKCKLTNTVAFDDHVPIFI